Below is a window of Enterococcus gilvus ATCC BAA-350 DNA.
TAATAGTTATCAAGATCAATTGCTTCATTTAGAAAAAAAGTTGGAAAGTGGACTGTATTGTGAACTCGTAGAAAAAGAGTTAAGAGATTCATTTGTCGTATACACATTGCTTTATGATACGATTTCAAATCGAATATCAATTGAAGATGTGTCTGCAAAAGATGGCAGCCTGCGACTAATGAAAGACGTTTATTGGAGCTATGATGAACTGCCTCATATGTTATTGGCCGGAGGAACAGGAGGAGGAAAGTCTTATTTCATTCTGACTTTGATTGAGACCTTGCTGAAGACAAATGCAAAGCTCTATATCTTAGATCCGAAAAATTCTGACTTGGCGGATTTATCAGTAGTGCTTCCTGATGTCTATTATCGAAAAGAGGATATGATTCAAGCTTTAAATGATTTCTACGAAAAAATGATTGATCGCACTGAGACAATGAAACAGATGGATGGATACAAAACGGGTGAAAATTATGCTTATTTAGGATTAGAGCCGCATTTTTTGATATTTGATGAGTATGTCGCATTCATGGATATGATCGGTCGGGAAAGTAGCGAAGTCATGAATAAGATCAAGCAAATCGTGATGTTAGGAAGACAGATGGGCTTTTTTATTATTCTGTCTTGCCAACGACCAGATGCAAAATACTTAGGCGATGGGATTCGTGATCAGTTTATGTTTCGAGTAGCCCTTGGTCGAATGAGTGAGTTGGGTTATGGCATGATGTTCGGTGATACAGATAAGGATTTCTTTCAAAAAAGAATTCGAGGGCGAGGCTATGTAGATTCTGGAACAAGTGTAATCAGTGAGTTTTATACTCCGCTTGTTCCAAGAGGACACGATTTTATTCAAAGCATTAAAAAACTATATGAAGATCGAAACGATGAAATTGAATTAAAGATAGAATAGGAGAAAACAAGATAAAATTTATTGATTTATTCGCAGGTGTCGGTGGATTTCGCTTTGGAATGGAGCGCGCCGGTCATACTTGTGTCGGATATGTTGAATGGGATAAATATGCACGGAAAAGTTATGAAGCAATCCATCAGGTCACAGATGAATGGACACGCCATGACATTACTAAAATTTCTGATGAAGAATGGAAGGAGTTACGTGGAAAAGTTGATATCATTTGTGGAGGATTCCCTTGCCAAAGTTTTAGTATCGCCGGAAAACGAAGAGGTTTTCTGGAAACTAGAGGAACAATGTTTTTCGAAATTGCCCGAGCGGCCAAACAAATCCAACCACGGTTTCTTTTTCTTGAAAACGTCAAGGGGTTACTCAGCCACGATAAAGGGAATACTTTTAGAACAATCCTCTCAACGCTTGATGAATTGGGGTATGATGCAGAATGGTGCGTATGTAACAATAAGTGGTTTGGAATTCCGCAAAACCGAGAGCGTACCTTCATTGTCGCAAGTCTTAGAGGATTCGGTCGATCCGAAATATTTCCTGTCAGAAGAGAAAACAAACAAACTTCTTCAAACGATCTAAAGCGAGTCAATGATGCGGATAAGACTAAAGAATTCGCTGGATTTGATATATCAAATCGATTCTATGATACTTCTGGCATTTCGCCTACGATCACTACACATGAAAAGCCCAAGATCATGGTAGCTGGAAATGTTAATCCTAGTGAGCGTGGAATGAGTGGAAAAGTTTATTACAGTGAAGGACTTTCACCAACTTTAACTGCTGGAACAGGTGAAGGACCAAAAATTCTATTGTCCAAAACAGATTTAGAAAAATTGAATAATGCATTACACGTAAAGACTGTTCTTACTGATAAAGGGGAACGGTCTCTTTTTATTCGAGAAGCTACGAAGAAAGGATTTAGCGAGGCAAAACCAGGTGATAGTGTCAATTTAGCTTTTCCATCATCAAGGAATCGTCGCGGACGTGTAGGAAGACAAGTCTCTAATACGATCGTTACTGGAAATTCTCAAGGCGTCGTGACCAATGATTTACGAATTAGAAAGCTTACTCCAAAGGAATGCTGGAGACTGCAGAGCTTTCCAGATTGGGCTTATGAGCGAGCAGCAAAAGTAGTATCCGCTAGTCAATTATACAAACAAGCTGGCAATAGCGTGGCCCAAGAGGTAGTTTATCAAACTGCTTTACACGCATTCAATTAAAAACAGTAGGTGGTGATGTTAGTGGGTTACGAGGAACTGATAGGTACTCTTTATGATATGGCAAAAGAGACTGAGGATGAAGAGCTGCAAGAACGTTTATATGATTTAGGTTGGACGGTGAAAAAATGTGGTATCCGTGATATAAGTGAAGACCCTGAAGAGGAGATCCATTTTAGTGAATTACTCCGTCGGCTCGAATCTATGGCCGAACAAGCGAAAGAACTTTCAGATAAGATTATGCTAAATGATTTGAAAAATACGTTAGCTTCTGATGGGATAGATGGCTATTTTGGGGGATTTTTCTAATAGTTTTATTATTAAAAAAAAAGGTTTTTTAGGTATAATTGACTCAAAGAGGTGATTGAATGGCTAAGCAGAATCTTTTAGTCATAGGGAATGGATTTGACTTAACTTGTAGATTGAAATCTTCATACACAGATTACTTCAATTCAAAATTTCCGGAAAATTTAAAAAAAAGTCTTGATTCATTGATACCGCTATTTGAAACATTTTATTTTAAATCCGTAGACGATAACGATCTTAATTTTAATGTTTACTCACTTGGGTTAGAAGAGTCGACTCTGTATGGTGTCCCTGATGGAATAAATATTTGGGATTTAATAATTTATTATGGTATAAAGGGTCTTCCTGATAAGTGGAGTGATGTTGAATCGAGAATTTTAGAATTTTTAGTTTATAATCCAGAAATTGATGGACCAAAACAGAATATTCCAAACTTTAGTCAGTTAAAGGGACCAATGCAGTCATCTGATAAGTTATTTGATGGAAAAGAGTATTCTTCTTACTTTTATTCTCAGCTAATTAATTTTGCAGCAGCAAAATTTAAGTTGCCAAATCCTTCGAATTCTAAGGGAATTTTACTTTCCGAGTTAAAGAAATTCGAGGATCATTTCACAA
It encodes the following:
- a CDS encoding DNA cytosine methyltransferase, whose product is MKFIDLFAGVGGFRFGMERAGHTCVGYVEWDKYARKSYEAIHQVTDEWTRHDITKISDEEWKELRGKVDIICGGFPCQSFSIAGKRRGFLETRGTMFFEIARAAKQIQPRFLFLENVKGLLSHDKGNTFRTILSTLDELGYDAEWCVCNNKWFGIPQNRERTFIVASLRGFGRSEIFPVRRENKQTSSNDLKRVNDADKTKEFAGFDISNRFYDTSGISPTITTHEKPKIMVAGNVNPSERGMSGKVYYSEGLSPTLTAGTGEGPKILLSKTDLEKLNNALHVKTVLTDKGERSLFIREATKKGFSEAKPGDSVNLAFPSSRNRRGRVGRQVSNTIVTGNSQGVVTNDLRIRKLTPKECWRLQSFPDWAYERAAKVVSASQLYKQAGNSVAQEVVYQTALHAFN
- a CDS encoding FtsK/SpoIIIE domain-containing protein, which encodes MFDWFKRLNPFQYVYHRGNRIRPKDKNLIQFTFLSCLTPLFISEMLMFHQTPIKKVIDDPLPLFEKLTLAIHQVHWGKFIGVLFFSIISCSLVGYILFASFPDWYRRLRHRQKIATMILQNHWYEVETVQNEGFFKDLSSKRSKEKISYFPKFYYQMKQGYLIISVEISLNSYQDQLLHLEKKLESGLYCELVEKELRDSFVVYTLLYDTISNRISIEDVSAKDGSLRLMKDVYWSYDELPHMLLAGGTGGGKSYFILTLIETLLKTNAKLYILDPKNSDLADLSVVLPDVYYRKEDMIQALNDFYEKMIDRTETMKQMDGYKTGENYAYLGLEPHFLIFDEYVAFMDMIGRESSEVMNKIKQIVMLGRQMGFFIILSCQRPDAKYLGDGIRDQFMFRVALGRMSELGYGMMFGDTDKDFFQKRIRGRGYVDSGTSVISEFYTPLVPRGHDFIQSIKKLYEDRNDEIELKIE